The following are encoded in a window of Amaranthus tricolor cultivar Red isolate AtriRed21 chromosome 2, ASM2621246v1, whole genome shotgun sequence genomic DNA:
- the LOC130805204 gene encoding homoserine kinase: MASICVQSPFKPINIAPNSFPFNNPSYKVKPPFICNFSLSQSKTQPTLTTEPTPILTSVTTFAPATVANLGPGFDFLGCAVDGLGDFVSLSLDPSLPPGQLSISSISGNVSSKLSKDPLLNCAGIAALAAMKLLNIRSVGLSLSLQKGLPLGSGLGSSAASAAAAAVAVNSLFGSPLSPLELVHAGLESEAKVSGYHADNIAPSIMGGFVLIKNYEPLDLMKLEFPETNELYFVLVSPEFEAPTKKMRAALPKEIGMSHHIWNSSQVAALVAAVLMGDVQGLGKALSNDKIVEPTRAPLIPGMEGVKKAAIDGGAFGCTISGAGPTAVAVIDGLEKGRVIGDRMVEAFWKEGGLKATAVVQKLDRVGARVVSSVPK; this comes from the coding sequence ATGGCGTCCATCTGCGTTCAATCTCCCTTTAAACCCATCAATATCGCTCCTAATTCCTTTCCTTTTAACAACCCATCGTATAAAGTAAAACCCCCATTCATTTGCAACTTCTCTCTCTCCCAATCCAAAACTCAACCTACTCTCACCACTGAGCCCACTCCAATCCTTACTTCTGTCACGACATTCGCACCTGCAACTGTCGCCAATCTCGGCCCAGGTTTCGACTTCCTTGGATGCGCCGTTGATGGCCTTGGCGATTTCGTTTCTCTCTCCCTTGACCCATCCCTCCCCCCAGGCCAACTCTCTATTTCCTCAATCTCCGGAAACGTTTCTTCCAAACTCTCCAAAGACCCACTTCTTAACTGTGCCGGTATCGCTGCTCTTGCTGCAATGAAGCTTCTTAACATTCGTTCTGTAGGCCTTTCACTGTCCCTCCAAAAAGGTCTTCCACTTGGGTCAGGACTCGGCTCATCAGCAGCTTCAGCCGCAGCTGCAGCCGTAGCTGTGAATTCCCTATTCGGCTCACCATTATCCCCTCTTGAGCTTGTGCACGCTGGGCTTGAGTCTGAAGCTAAAGTTAGTGGGTATCATGCTGATAACATTGCCCCCTCAATAATGGGGGGTTttgttttgattaaaaattatgagcCATTGGATTTAATGAAGTTGGAATTTCCTGAAACGAATGAATTGTATTTTGTACTTGTAAGTCCGGAATTTGAAGCTCCTACTAAGAAGATGAGAGCTGCATTGCCTAAGGAGATTGGTATGTCCCATCATATATGGAATTCCAGTCAAGTGGCGGCTTTGGTGGCGGCGGTGTTAATGGGTGATGTACAAGGATTAGGAAAGGCATTGTCGAATGATAAAATTGTGGAACCAACACGGGCACCGTTGATTCCGGGTATGGAGGGGGTGAAGAAGGCAGCAATTGATGGTGGAGCCTTCGGGTGTACGATTAGTGGGGCCGGACCTACTGCGGTGGCAGTGATTGATGGGTTGGAGAAGGGGAGAGTGATAGGGGATAGGATGGTGGAGGCATTTTGGAAGGAAGGAGGATTGAAGGCTACTGCTGTTGTTCAAAAACTTGATAGGGTGGGTGCTAGAGTTGTTAGCAGTGTTCCTAAATGA
- the LOC130805207 gene encoding uncharacterized protein LOC130805207 isoform X2, with the protein MTYCGLKGKPHIESKIKIFKRQMGYILEIQKQVSGFGWDDATKMVTGEKEVFMGWAQGKDGAAALFCKSFPLYDKLCEIYAKDRASGSMVKGPGDDEEGDKNEAEKNDDAISSTLAIGQ; encoded by the exons ATGACTTATTGTGGATTGAAGGGTAAGCCACATATTGAATccaaaattaagatttttaaaagacAAATGGGATATATTCTTGAAATTCAGAAGCAagttagtggttttggttgggATGATGCTACAAAAATGGTAACTGGTGAGAAGGAAGTATTTATGGGTTGGGCTCag GGAAAAGATGGAGCTGCTGCTCTATTTTGTAAATCGTTTCCTCTTTATGACAAGCTTTGTGAGATTTACGCCAAGGATCGTGCCAGTGGAAGTATGGTCAAGGGGCCCGGAGACGATGAAGAAGGTGATAAGAATGAGGCTGAAAAGAATGATGATGCTATTAGCTCAACTCTAGCGATTGGGCAATGA
- the LOC130805207 gene encoding protein ALP1-like isoform X1: MKRRKIRRVMMLILIRIILIFRRRLRIRMSKQPSLHNPIHRLGNLDGMIVESDIACIEQLRMDRRTFNIFISLVREVGGLRDTKNMVVEEMVAIFLHLLAFEEKNREIKYDFQRSGETISRHFNNVLKAVLKLSSLLLKKPEPIPENSTNERWKWFKNCIGAIDGTLIDVNVPAIDKSRHRSRKNTISTNVLGACAPNMQFIYVLAGWEGSAADGRVLRSALNRNNGLKVAKGHKSISYV, translated from the exons atGAAGCGAAGAAAAATTAGAAGAGtaatgatgctgattttgattAGGATAATCCTCATTTTTAGAAGAAGACTAAGAATTAGGATGTCTAAGCAACCTAGTCTGCATAATCCTATCCATAGATTAGGAAATTTAGATGGAATGATAGTGGAGAGTGATATTGCTTGCATTGAGCAACTTAGGATGGATCGTCGCACGTTTAATATCTTCATTTCATTGGTTCGTGAAGTTGGAGGTTTAAGGGATACTAAGAACATGGTAGTGGAAGAAATGGTTGCTATATTTTTGCATCTACTTGCATTTGAGGAGAAGAATAGGGaaataaaatatgattttcaacGGTCAGGAGAAACTATAAGCAGACATTTTAATAATGTGTTAAAAGCTGTGTTAAAACTTTCGAGTTTGCTCCTTAAGAAACCTGAACCGATTCCCGAGAATAGCACAAATGAAAGATGGAAATGGTTCAAG AATTGTATAGGTGCTATTGATGGGACTTTGATTGATGTAAATGTGCCTGCGATAGATAAATCACGTCATAGGTCAAGAAAAAATACCATCTCAACAAATGTTTTAGGAGCTTGTGCACCGAATATGcaatttatatatgttttggCGGGTTGGGAAGGTTCAGCTGCCGATGGAAGAGTACTTCGAAGTGCTTTAAATAGAAATAATGGATTAAAAGTGGCTAAAGGTCATAAATCAATTTCTTATGTGTAA